Proteins encoded together in one Streptomyces sp. NBC_01216 window:
- a CDS encoding trypsin-like serine peptidase gives MRSVRLLPAVAGLALALTLALAGCGPAGTSAGGLPAAGATASGPGTDGGAARPGDLADRLRKRGAELDGWQDGDWRNWDRGRWLREAEDFVNPVIEGLWDPDRMRSARSPDLGMAADGAAGSDPVPRPVPAQPEQTPYHRNAAPVGKLFFDSPQGHMVCSGTVVRDPRRPGRSDLVWTAGHCVHAGARGGWYRNITFVPAYNDLGRSASGLRDAEPREVAPYGQFWADWSVTSGEWIERGGTNTSWPYDYAVLHVKPARDGRSLEETVGAALAVDFSAPTAAEAGTTGAWGYPAASPYDGLIMHKCLDRPTRLTAAPATPPMYRIGCTMTGGASGGGWFRVLPDGSTALVSNTSIGPAGGSGWLAGPLLGRGAQAVRDVVSERFAR, from the coding sequence GGCGCTCACGCTGGCCCTGGCGGGCTGTGGCCCGGCCGGAACCTCCGCGGGCGGCCTGCCGGCCGCCGGGGCGACCGCCTCCGGCCCCGGCACCGACGGCGGAGCCGCACGCCCCGGCGACCTCGCGGACCGGCTGAGAAAGCGCGGCGCCGAGCTCGACGGGTGGCAGGACGGCGACTGGAGGAACTGGGACCGCGGCCGGTGGCTGCGCGAAGCGGAGGACTTCGTCAACCCGGTGATCGAGGGGCTGTGGGACCCGGACCGCATGCGGTCGGCGCGCAGCCCGGACCTGGGGATGGCCGCCGACGGTGCCGCGGGCAGCGACCCGGTGCCGCGGCCGGTGCCGGCCCAGCCTGAGCAGACGCCGTACCACCGCAACGCGGCGCCGGTCGGCAAGCTCTTCTTCGACTCACCCCAGGGCCACATGGTCTGCTCGGGCACGGTCGTGCGGGACCCGCGCCGGCCCGGCCGGTCCGACCTGGTGTGGACAGCGGGCCACTGCGTGCACGCCGGCGCGCGAGGAGGCTGGTACCGCAACATCACCTTCGTGCCGGCCTACAACGACCTCGGCAGGTCGGCGTCCGGGCTGCGCGACGCCGAGCCGCGCGAGGTGGCGCCCTACGGACAGTTCTGGGCCGACTGGTCCGTGACCTCGGGCGAGTGGATCGAGCGCGGTGGTACGAACACGTCCTGGCCCTACGACTACGCCGTGCTGCACGTGAAGCCCGCGCGGGACGGGAGGTCGCTGGAGGAGACCGTGGGCGCCGCCCTGGCGGTCGACTTCTCGGCGCCGACGGCCGCGGAGGCCGGTACGACGGGCGCCTGGGGCTACCCCGCGGCCTCGCCGTACGACGGCCTGATCATGCACAAGTGCCTGGACCGGCCGACCCGGCTGACCGCGGCCCCGGCCACGCCGCCCATGTACCGCATCGGCTGCACGATGACCGGCGGCGCCTCCGGAGGCGGCTGGTTCCGGGTGCTGCCGGACGGCAGCACCGCACTGGTGTCGAACACCTCGATCGGTCCGGCCGGCGGAAGCGGCTGGCTCGCGGGCCCCTTGCTCGGCCGGGGCGCCCAGGCGGTGCGTGACGTGGTCAGCGAGAGGTTCGCCCGCTGA